gtgatgATTGTAACTATCACACTACACCGAAAGTAGCCATCCACTTCACTAACCACTATTTGGATTTTTGTGTGTAACTCACTTATAAAAGTGATTGAAGAAGTGGTTGTAAAATACCCACCAccgagaagaaagaaaatacagAGGAAGGTGTGGTCGTGTGACACACTTGTAGTGTGTGCACCGTGGGAGAATGGGCAGTGAGAAAGGAGAGAGTCTCCATGTTTGTGTATTGTATGCAAGAGAAAGTGTGTGAGCATGTGTACCGTGAAAGAGACAGAGAAGTGTATGTGTTTGTTTGAGTTGTGAGTGTGAGAGATTAAAGTGttgtgtttgtatttgtgtGTTCTGGATAGTTTGTCcagaaaatttatatatatacataatgaAGTATATTTTCCCAGATAATAGATAATTGGTATTATACCTCCCAGCTCGATTTCTTACagtagttttatgtttttcatggGAAAACCAAAATCGCTTGTGAGAATGTTTGGGGGTTAATTTGATTACATGCTGAAAAGGAACACTGCGTTGAATACACGTCAAAGAATAAATCAGCTCATGCAAATGGGAtacttaatataatatgttgttttcttttccttgtcttaataatatttcaaagtTTATAAATCTAGCAAGTTTGTGTTCTCTCTACGTTTAACCttcaaatttaaagttaaattgccttttataataatatttcatttattttcttattgcATGCATATCAAACCATATGCAATTACAAATTGATTGTTTTTTATAAGCAATATTTGTTTTGTTCGAAGGATTGGCATTCTTGTTAATTATTCGTTAACATATGCTTTTTTCTTAGCAGCAAATAATATAGCAATGGATTTCATCACTTCTCTATCCTTATCTCATGGATACTCTAATATCATGATGGTAATTAACAGATTATCAAAGttgttggaataaaacaaaGATTGGGACCCATCCACCATACTTTAGGGGTCAATGTTTTTCTCCTCCACCGAAAGTGGGAGAAAATGAGTCTCATTCCTCCTTGTTTCACGGAAATGAAGTGCTCCACTACACcaaccatttttgttttcttgcatCTTTCTTCCTTCATAAATTGGAAGCCAAGCAACATGCATATGCAAGAAAAACAGAGAAGGAGAAGCCACACTGCAGAATTCATCATCCACCGTGAAGAAAAAATTCGGTGAAGAAATAGAGAGTTCTTCTGTGTGAGAGATTTATACAGAGAGAGTCTGTTAttgtgagtgtgagtgaaaaGTGAGAattttgtataccatccgagagggtgagattaattgagagatcctcagagagtgagagaaacactgtaatcctactttcatagtggagatatttttctggactaggtcccgtggttttttccgagaggattttccacgttaaaatttccagtgttaattttctcttttcctacgCTTTTaatttttacgcttccgcacagtgcccattttggggttcacagaggagggaacaaataccgctgtttcccaacagtggtatcagagctaccggTTCGAAAAAGTCagaatcctgtaaaactcaagatggaaggagacatgttcaagCTAACTGCAGATAATTATTCCTACTGGAAGCCGATGATGGAAGATCATCTATAATGCAAGGATTTGTATGAGCCGATCACAAATCTGGAAATTCCGGAAGGGAAGACCGAAAAAGACTGGGAGATTCTGAATCGTAAAACAGTGGCTATGATTCGGAAATACATCGACAGAAGTCTCTTTGAGCATGTATCGACTTATACCAATGCgtatgagttatggacaaagcttgaatcaatgattcaaaagaagactcCCAGGAACAAAGCTCACCTAGTCAGACGACTCGTAAAGTTGGAGTACACTGACGACCAGAATATGATCGAGCACCTCAAcaccttcaaaggtattgtgaatCAATTAATGAAGGCGGATATGAAGATTGATGACGAGCTACAAGCTCTTCTACTCCTTAGTTCTCTACCGGAGAGTTGGGACACGTTGGTGGTCACTCTCAGTAACTCAGCACCAGATGGAAAGCTCAGTCTGGATAACATCACAGACAGTTTACTGAATGAAGAatccagaaggaaagaaaggggatcgagtagtcactcagaagccaatgttgttgagaatagaggaaggagtgaaaacagaagcaaaggaaaacgtgaaaagtcacgaggaagattcaagtctcgttccaaaggtctgacatgcttttattgtggaaaagatggtCACAAGAAGCCAGAATGTAGATTCCTGAAGAGAGATCAGAAGAATGGAACTGTACACCCTGATGTGGTAGAtcccaaaaagaagttggaggaaaagACTACAACAGCGGtggtatcaaatgatgagaatgtgttccttatcactgaggtaaactatctaaatattgtttttgatgactgcacttggatagtagataccgaagcatctttccatgttactcctcatgagggattcttctcatcgtatcaaaaaggagattttggaacagtgaagatgggaaatcatgtcacaagcaaaatTGTGGGCATAGGAGAAGTTACTTTGACGatagaaaatggaaacaaacttgtgctgAAGGAGGTAAGACATGTACCAGAGATGCGTCTAAACCTTATCTCAGTCGGTAAGCTAGATGATGCTGGAATGAACAACCAGTTTGGATATGGAAAATGGAAACTTAGCCgaggaagcatgattgttgctcGTGGCAAAAAGGAAGGCTCTTTGTATGTCATGCAAGGAAAGATATGCAAAGAAGAGACAAATGttgctcaagaagaaagtaaggagttATGGCACAAAAGACTGGGCCACATGAGCGAGAAGGGATTAGAGATCCTTGCGAAAGATCATCTCCAGAGTATAAAAGGACAAccacttgaattatgtgaagactGCCTAGCAGGTAAGCAGCGTAGAGTGTCCTTCCGTAGATctgaaaatggaagaaggaaagagcatattttggatcttgtaCACTCAGATGTTTGCTCAACATCTGAAAAGTCCCTTGGTggtgctcaatattttgttaccttcattgatgaccactccagaaaattgtgggtctatccattgaagagaaaagatgaagttctacgaatcttcaaggagtttcacgcctcagttgaacgtgaaactggtagaaagttgaaatgtttgagaagtgataatggtggagagtaCAGAGGTCCGTTTGAGcactattgcaagactcatgGGATCAAACATGAGAAAGTACCTCCCAAGACACCTCAGATGAATGGAGTAGCTGAAAGATTCAACAGAACGATTGCCGAGAAGGTCAGGAGCATGTTGTCTCACGCAAAACTTCCCAAGTCATTCTGGGGGGAGGCAGTGGTGACAGCAGCTGATTTGATCAACTTATCACCTTCAAGACCATTAAACGGTAAGATACCAGAAGAAGTATGGTCCGGTAAAAAGGCCTCATATCGCAACTTGAAAGTCTTCGGATGTAAGGCATCAGTTCACAttccgaaagatgaaagagcaaagctcgatgctaaggcgaaagagtgcatataccttggttctccaagagatgaattaggtttcagattatgggatcctgcaaacagaaagattgttcgaagcagagatgtggtgttctttgaagatcagacaatccaagacatcaagaaagtggagaaaccaACACTTAAGCTGATAAGAGATCAAAGCCCTATTGTCATGAACAACTTAGGGGGAGAGACTCGACAAGCTGAGACAGTTCAGGAGTTACAACTTGATGAAATGGCTGAAGAACCTGATCAACCTAATCTGACGGAAGAAGATCAACCAATTGAGGATGCTCCGCAAGAACCCCAATTGAGACGATCAACAAGGCAGAAGCAACcgtcaagaaggtatttttcagatgaatatgttaattttactgatgaaggtgaacctcaaagctttgtagaagcaatGGAGACGGAAGACAAAGGCAAATGGTTGCAAGCCATGGAAGAGGAGATGCAATCCTTAAAGGAAAATCAAACTTATGATTTGGtagaattaccaaaagaaagaagagcattgcagaacaaatgggtgttcaagctcaagaatgaagagaacaacccaagcccaaggtacaaagcacgaattgtcgtgaaggggtgcaaccagaagaaaggaatagaTTTTGACGAAATATTTTCACCAGTAgtgaagatgacatccattagAGCAATTCTCGGTCTGGCAGCAACACTAGACCTGGAGATTGAACAACTGGACGTCAAGACAGcattcttacatggagacctagaggaagaaatttacatgaagcaaccagagggttttgaagaaccaggcaaagaacacttggtgtgtcgtctgaagaaaagcctctatggtctgaagcaagctccaagacaatggtacaagaaatttgattccttcatgatccaacataatttcaagaagacctccgcagaccattgcgtgtttgtgaagcattatgaaaatggtgagtccatcatacttctcttgtatgttaatgatatgttgattgtagggaaggacaaaattaaaatagctgctCTCAAGAAGGCATTGAGCAAGTCTTTTGCCATGAAAAACCTGGGTGCAGTAAATaagatacttggaatgaaaatctctagagatcgttctagaagaatgttatgggtatctcaagaagattatattgagaagattctcaaaaggttcaacatgcacaatgccAAATCTGCTCGTGTTCCAATTGCTGGACATTTCAAACTTAGCAAGTcgcaatgtccaaagaatgaagaagaaaaggaagaaatgaacaaggtaccctactcttctgccgtgggtagccttatgtatgcaatggtttgtacaaggccagatattggctatgctgtaggagttgtgagcagattcctgtcaaatccaggaaaggagcattgggaagctgttaagtggatactgaggtatctaagaggatctgccaaaagaagcttgtgttttggcaatggaaatctaaagctaatcggatattcagactcagacatggctggagatgtcgattcaaggaagtcaacatcaggttatctgattacttttgCAGGGGGAGCTGTTTCTTGGCAGTCAAAACTACAGAAATGTGTGACATTGTCTACtgctgaagcagagtatgtagcggtgactgaagcctctaaagagatgctatggatgaagaatttcctaagtgaattaggacatAATCAAGACGATTATGTGGTGAACtgtgataatcaaagtaccatccatctaaccaagaaccccatgttccattcacgctcgaagcatatcgacgtgcggtatcattggatacgagaagcgctggatgagaagaaattgaagatagagaaaatccatACAGACTTGAATTGGTCTGACATGATGACTAAGTCAGTACcaaccaagaaggttgaagattgttGTCAAGGTGCTGGTGTCGTGGTACCTTCCAACTAAGTCAAGATACGAAGACGGGATGGAAGCcccatttgtttgttttatgggggagttttgttggaataaaacaaaGATTGGGACCCATCCACCATACTTTAGGGGTCAATGTTTTTCTCCTCCACCGAAAGTGGGAGAAAATGAGTCTCATTCCTCCTTGTTTCACGGAAATGAAGTGCTCCACTACACcaaccatttttgttttcttgcatCTTTCTTCCTTCATAAATTGGAAGCCAAGCAACATGCATATGCAAGAAAAACAGAGAAGGAGAAGCCACACTGCAGAATTCATCATCCACCGTGAAGAAAAAATTCGGTGAAGAAATAGAGAGTTCTTCTGTGTGAGAGATTTATACAGAGAGAGTCTGTTAttgtgagtgtgagtgaaaaGTGAGAattttgtataccatccgagatGGTGAGATTaattgagagatcctcagagagtgagagaaacactgtaatcctactttcatagtggagatatttttctggactaggtcccgtggttttttccgagaggattttccacgttaaaatttccagtgttaattttctcttttcctacgCTTTTaatttttacgcttccgcacagtgcccattttggggttcacagaggagggaacaaataccgctgtttcccaacaaaAGTTTGCTCATTTTGTTACATTAAAATCTAGTTTTAATAGCAAGTCAGTAGCAAAAGCATTCATTCAGAACATTGTCAAGTTGTATGGGTTCCCAAAATTCATTGTGGCAACAATATCTCAAGAAAGATTAGACGAATTAGCCATTATCCATTAAAAAAGaagtattaaattattttaattatcataatttaatagataattttgCATTAGAAAAAGCTcgaaaaaataatctaaatagAAGACGTTATTTTTTAGTCTGTTATAGGACTTTCAAACCCTTGAACTGCACCTGCTTCTGGGATGAATCTTCTCTACCCCTGAATTCCATTTGCTCTGTCTTCTCTCTGACATTTTCGAAATCTAAACCCTGCCTTACATTCCATTTGTTCCTTACTATTTCAAGAATGGATCTCTTGCTGAATTCCTACCAATCAATATTGATATTATAGTAGCTGTTGTGTGTCTGTAGTTATTTCGTTTATTACTTGCAGTGGTTTTATTGACAactcatttttgttgtttgaagCAATGTTTGAAGAGTGATAAATTAAATCCCTAAATTCTTAGCACTGTTACAAACTCCTAAGTGTATTCCTATTATGACATTGCTTAGTTAGACCTACTAAATAACTATATTGCCAAGTTGACCAAAGAAAATTAAGTGTTACTGATTTAAGAATCAATCTCTatatttccttttcctttcaaatatgtttttgggTCCTTTAGTATGCTTCCAGATTTAGCACATCAGATTTGCTATTCCCTATGATTATTTTAGTTGATTAAAGCTTGAACCTTAAATCCTAATATTTGTTGATGACAATGTCTATAGTTCGTGAGTTGGCTGAAAAGGAGTGTCTTTTAGACTACTCCGAAGTGATGTTACTCAATTCCTTACAACAACACTTATTGGCACAACGTATTGTCTTTTCTTTTGGcttattattgaaaatatcaaatatttttcaaccaCGGTGTATATAATGTATCTCATGCTATTTGCTGTATGCCGGGTGGTCAATATCGGGGCAACTGCACTGACACTGAAGCTGCAACTGCTATGTTTGGTGAAACAGGTTTTAGCGCAGCaatatgttttgattatattgctcaaatgttaaaaaaaatgtacccGAGTACGTCAAAACATGCTTAAATGGTTTATGTATTGTTTTGATCATAAAAAATTCGTCTTCACTAGGCCACTTGATTATTATTCATTTGAAACATTGAACCTTTCAGTATATCAACATGCCGCCCCATTACACTTGCAAACTCCTTAATTGATGTAGTGGGAACTGACAGTGAAATTACAAGTCTCGGAAAATAGTGTTCGTGATTTTGTCATCAATTTAACAACACCATCAAGAATTTGTCATGTAAAACTTGCTATCTTTATCACCAATTTGTGAAAAAGGTGCTTAAGCTAACTTTTGAGTAAGACAGAAAAGGGGAGTGATATGAtctattatttgaatttatacatttaaaagGCTATCAAATATCAGAAGTTTAGACAACATTATAGGATGTAGGATATAAGATATACCTTATCTTAAtgtgttaatttttattgttgtagGATTTAATATAGAAGTATAAATTATCTTCTCAATCAGATCTATTCTACCAAATTGATCACGGAAAAATTCATATGGTGTGTTTATTGTAttcatatagtttttttttctcatatctgatttttcttttgtctctgTAATCAAACAAGGtttccattttttcttctctctgaGATCACTCCAAAAAAGAATAGATGTTCATAATGCCACAGAGGTGGCTCGTTTTATGTTAAGTTGTAAATTCCATGCCcattcattatttataaaatatgatagCATAAACAATGCTGATCATTagtcatttgtttttttttttcacgtgtaattcaaatttcatgatattcttcttcaatttctttttgtaACGAACATTGATATTGATCCTAATGCCTTTATCCCTGGTGTTGTATCCTGTAGGAAGAATTCTTCATCACCTTTCAATGGGGATGCTGAAATTGCTTGGCCAAAAGGAAGAAGCTACGCtgaaaaaatattcaaagaTTAATCTTCTTTTATCATActctatatatttcttttgcttCTTTATGGATGCTTTGTGAAATCTAACTTTTATCAGATGCTAAATCTTAGTTCCTTCATCTCAGGGAtgattcttcttttattttcatcaatactCTTTCATAACTGTTCATTTTCTGAGGTTAAGGTTTTTCTTCAATGTTATGGCAAGGAACAAATgcttaaattaaatcattttattcataattgtgtttttagtttctaatttGGTTGAATCATCTGGCACAAGGcagtatctttttttttttcatatattttttaacactgTTTTTCAAGAATCGTTGGTTTGCCAAATTTGTATGTACATCATTTGGAAAGTGGCATCTATTTTTTGAAGCAATGATTGTGGGACATATTGTTATTGATTTTTCTGAACCTCAATGCTAAAGTCATTGCTTACTTTACCTGTGAAGCACAATGACTTCCAAGTCAATGTGAGTGGCAGTACTGGGAATGATGCGTAATAGATAGGGCAGAAATTTCATACTATTTGTTTCacataataattaaacataaagaaACTCTAAACTTCTCAGACCATTCACGTGCTTATCAGCATCTTATATTTACTTCGTTGATTAGCAAATCACGACCGTTACAACGAATATGATGGGAAATGAATTTGGATGTCATGAAGCGAAATAGAAACCCAAGTCATCCATCTTTGTATGTATATGTGGAAGAATTCTAATGATAAAGACTTCTAAATAGCTGAACAGAAGGGTTAGAAATTCATTCCATTAGAATTGTTCCTGAAGAATTTAATAGGATGAATGACGTATATGCAGATATGTCCAAAGTGGTTCACTGTCAAAGCTGTagcagaaaataaaatttcttgtcATTGATCCCTTCACTAAAGGTTTACAAGCTAGGAGTCTAGAACCACAATCAAAGCTTAATTTTACCCACAAAAAACATGTCTCAACTTTTTAATTTGGCTATAAATATTCATCTTGAGTTTCTTATCTTTCCAAGTGTATTTCCTTATACTAAGTCTGTGTGACCAAAGTAAACTGCACAAAAGCTAGAATGAAGTCATCCACGGGAATGGGGTGGCTGTTTCCTGTGCTTCTGCTCTTTCATGTTTCATTCTCCCATTCCTGGTGTCACCCCCATGACAACCTTGCATTGCTTCACTTCAAGGCCTCCTTAACCATTGAtgttactaataataataattattattacaatgaTTATTATTGTCATCGGGTTTATCCAACAATTGCAACATGGGAAAATGGAACAGATTGCTGCTCTTGGTATGGAGTGACCTGTCACCCCATTTTTGGTTATGTGACAGCCTTAGACCTCGCATGTGGTGGGCTTCAGGGTAAAATCAATGCAAACAGTACCCTTTTCAGCCTTTCTCATATGCAATCACTCAACCTTGCTTTCAATGACTTCTCCAAATCTCAAATTCCATCCACCATAGGTGAGTTTGGAAGCCTCACACACCTCAACTTGTCTTGTTCAAACTTTGAAGGTGAAATTCCTCCTGAAATCTCACATCTTTCCAAATTACAATCACTTGATCTCTCTATTGATGATGCGTTTCAGTTAAGATGGGAAGAAGGCACATGGAAGAGGATGCTCCAAAATGCAACCGATTTAAGGGTGCTATATTTGAAAGGTACTGATTTGTCATCAACTTCAATGAGGTCACTCAATTTGTCTTCCTCCTTGATCACTCTAAGTCTTACAGAAACAGGGCTAAAGGGAAAGTTGACCGATGACATTCTTTGTTTGCCAAATCTGCAACACCTATATTTATCAGATAATTTTTACCTTCATGGCCAACTTCCGGATCTGAGTTGTGCTTCCGCTTCTTTGAATGTCTTAGAAATCTCATTTTGTGAACTCGATGGGCCAATCCCTGATTCTTTCTCTAACCTTACACATCTTACTTTATTCGACCTCTCAAGCAACCACTTCAACGGTTCAATTCCACCCTCTCTCTTAACCCTTCCACGTCTAAATTCTCTGCTTCTCCATTCCAATCTTCTCAGTGGTAAAATACCAAATGTGTTTCATCAGTCAAACAGGTTCCAGAAATTGGATTTGAATAGTAACAATATCCAAGGTGAACTgccatcaacattttcaaatcttcaacacCTCATTTACTTGGATATAGCAGATAACAAATTAGAGGGACCTCTGCCCAACAAAATAACTGGATTTTCAGATCTAACATGGTTAATATTGAACGACAACTTGATAAATGGTACAATTCCTTCTTGGTGTTTCTCTTTGCCATCGTTGGAGCATTTACGTCTATCGAGAAATCAGTTCACGGGGCGTATACCTGCAATTTCGTCGTATTCCTTGCGGGATCTGTTTTTGGATGGCAACAAGCTACAAGGCAATATTTCAGAATCAGTTTTTAACCTTGTCAACCTTACTCACTTACAGCTGTCATCGAACAACTTCAGTGGTTctgtcaatttttctctcttctcgaAGTTCCAAAACCTGTATATTCTTGAACTTTCAAATTTAGGCCAATTATCATTAAACTTTGAATCAAGCGTCAATTATAGTTTCCCCCGCTTACTTGAGTTGGACTTGTCTTCTATGGGTTTAACCgaatttccaaaattatccaGAAAAATCCCAGTTTTGCAAACTCTCCTATTGTCCGACAACAAGTTGAACGGAAAAGTGCCCAATTGGTTGCATGAAATGGATTCTTTATTTTATGTACTCCTAGACCGAAACTTTTTGACAACAGGAGTGAACCAATTCTCTAGGAACTACCAACTCAGCCATCTTGATGTAAGTTTCAATTTACTCACTGGTGGTATCTCTTTGTCAATTTGTAATGCAAGTAACCTTCGGGTTCTCGATTTGTCCAACAACAAGTTGACAGGCAGCATTCCACAATGCCTTGGGAGTTTACCGTTCCTTTCCGTTTTGAGTCTAGAAAGTAACAGACTTAATGGAACTTTACCAAATACCTTTGCAAAGAACAGACTCATTAGTCTGCGACTCAATGACAACCGATTGGAAGGTCTTTTGCCAGAATCTTTGTCCAACTGCATGCAACTGGCGGTTATAAATCTTGGCAACAATCAACTGGAAGATACATTTCCCCATTGGCTTCAAACTCTACCAAATTTGAAAGTATTGGTCTTGCGGGATAACAAGTTGCACGGTCTAATTTCCAAATTCAAGACCAAGTATGGATTTCccagtttaaatatttttgatatCTCATCCAACAACTTCAGCGGCACAATTCCGGAAGACTTCATACAAAGTTTTGAATCCATGAAAAATGTTGTTCAATATGAGGTGTTTGGCAATCGACAACTATACATGCAATGGCTATACAGAATTTCACCTGTCACTGTAACAACAAAAGGCACGATTTTGCTATTCAAAAGAATTCCAATAAACTTTGCGAGCATTGATTTATCAGGAAACAAATTTGAAGGAGAGATTCCAAATGTAATTGGAGAGCTTCAAGTACTCAGAGCACTCAACCTCTCCCACAACAAACTCTGTGGTACAATTCCCCAATCCATGGGAAATTTGACAGTATTGGAGTCTTTGGATCTCTCTTCAAATATGCTCACTGGTAGTATTCCTACAGAATTCTTGAATATGAACTTTCTTGAAGTCCTGAATCTTTCCTATAATCATCTTGTGGGAGAAATACCCATGGGAAAGCAATTTGGTTCTTTTTCGAATGATTCCTATAAGGGAAACTTGGGCTTATGTGGAGATCCATTGTCGATGAAATGCAGCCAGAACGATGATGAACATCCTCCACCCTCACAAAGCTTGTGGAAAGAAGAGAAATTTGGATTTGATTGGAAACCAGTGGCTATAGGATATGGGTGTGGAACGGTATTTGGAGTGGGGATTGGAAGTCTGGTATTTTTCATTGGAAAGCCTAAATTGCTTGTGAGAATGTTTGGGGGTTAACTTGATTAGAAGCTGAAATTGAACACTGTGTTGAGGACAAAAAAATGAATCAGCTCATGCAAATGTGATGTTTTCTTTTCCATGTCTTAAGCAAATGTGATGTTTTCTTTTCCATGTCTTAAGTGTGGTTAATGTGTGCCAGTATTTCAATGTTTATAAATCTACCAAGTCCAGTTTTGAGAAATCCGGTGATCACTGATCGAAATTGAAACAGAAAAGTTTCTAGATAATGATGAAAATCTGGAGGATTACAtgaaatgtgatttttttatggACGACCATGCATTAGACCGGATGGTCAACCACCAACCCGACGATTAGCCATGGAGATGTGCTTTGTcttcactcgcacactttctgggaaaatttcccagaaggtcacctaTCTCTAAATTACTCCAGACTAAGCACGCTTATCCATGGAGTGCTTatgggttaggctaccgaaaagcaaatgcattttggtgatatgagtagccaaatcaatccctttaagctatccttcaact
This window of the Vigna angularis cultivar LongXiaoDou No.4 chromosome 7, ASM1680809v1, whole genome shotgun sequence genome carries:
- the LOC108337505 gene encoding receptor-like protein 6 isoform X1; amino-acid sequence: MKSSTGMGWLFPVLLLFHVSFSHSWCHPHDNLALLHFKASLTIDVTNNNNYYYNDYYCHRVYPTIATWENGTDCCSWYGVTCHPIFGYVTALDLACGGLQGKINANSTLFSLSHMQSLNLAFNDFSKSQIPSTIGEFGSLTHLNLSCSNFEGEIPPEISHLSKLQSLDLSIDDAFQLRWEEGTWKRMLQNATDLRVLYLKGTDLSSTSMRSLNLSSSLITLSLTETGLKGKLTDDILCLPNLQHLYLSDNFYLHGQLPDLSCASASLNVLEISFCELDGPIPDSFSNLTHLTLFDLSSNHFNGSIPPSLLTLPRLNSLLLHSNLLSGKIPNVFHQSNRFQKLDLNSNNIQGELPSTFSNLQHLIYLDIADNKLEGPLPNKITGFSDLTWLILNDNLINGTIPSWCFSLPSLEHLRLSRNQFTGRIPAISSYSLRDLFLDGNKLQGNISESVFNLVNLTHLQLSSNNFSGSVNFSLFSKFQNLYILELSNLGQLSLNFESSVNYSFPRLLELDLSSMGLTEFPKLSRKIPVLQTLLLSDNKLNGKVPNWLHEMDSLFYVLLDRNFLTTGVNQFSRNYQLSHLDVSFNLLTGGISLSICNASNLRVLDLSNNKLTGSIPQCLGSLPFLSVLSLESNRLNGTLPNTFAKNRLISLRLNDNRLEGLLPESLSNCMQLAVINLGNNQLEDTFPHWLQTLPNLKVLVLRDNKLHGLISKFKTKYGFPSLNIFDISSNNFSGTIPEDFIQSFESMKNVVQYEVFGNRQLYMQWLYRISPVTVTTKGTILLFKRIPINFASIDLSGNKFEGEIPNVIGELQVLRALNLSHNKLCGTIPQSMGNLTVLESLDLSSNMLTGSIPTEFLNMNFLEVLNLSYNHLVGEIPMGKQFGSFSNDSYKGNLGLCGDPLSMKCSQNDDEHPPPSQSLWKEEKFGFDWKPVAIGYGCGTVFGVGIGSLVFFIGKPKLLVRMFGG
- the LOC108337505 gene encoding receptor-like protein 53 isoform X3 produces the protein MLQNATDLRVLYLKGTDLSSTSMRSLNLSSSLITLSLTETGLKGKLTDDILCLPNLQHLYLSDNFYLHGQLPDLSCASASLNVLEISFCELDGPIPDSFSNLTHLTLFDLSSNHFNGSIPPSLLTLPRLNSLLLHSNLLSGKIPNVFHQSNRFQKLDLNSNNIQGELPSTFSNLQHLIYLDIADNKLEGPLPNKITGFSDLTWLILNDNLINGTIPSWCFSLPSLEHLRLSRNQFTGRIPAISSYSLRDLFLDGNKLQGNISESVFNLVNLTHLQLSSNNFSGSVNFSLFSKFQNLYILELSNLGQLSLNFESSVNYSFPRLLELDLSSMGLTEFPKLSRKIPVLQTLLLSDNKLNGKVPNWLHEMDSLFYVLLDRNFLTTGVNQFSRNYQLSHLDVSFNLLTGGISLSICNASNLRVLDLSNNKLTGSIPQCLGSLPFLSVLSLESNRLNGTLPNTFAKNRLISLRLNDNRLEGLLPESLSNCMQLAVINLGNNQLEDTFPHWLQTLPNLKVLVLRDNKLHGLISKFKTKYGFPSLNIFDISSNNFSGTIPEDFIQSFESMKNVVQYEVFGNRQLYMQWLYRISPVTVTTKGTILLFKRIPINFASIDLSGNKFEGEIPNVIGELQVLRALNLSHNKLCGTIPQSMGNLTVLESLDLSSNMLTGSIPTEFLNMNFLEVLNLSYNHLVGEIPMGKQFGSFSNDSYKGNLGLCGDPLSMKCSQNDDEHPPPSQSLWKEEKFGFDWKPVAIGYGCGTVFGVGIGSLVFFIGKPKLLVRMFGG
- the LOC108337505 gene encoding receptor-like protein 6 isoform X2 — its product is MKSSTGMGWLFPVLLLFHVSFSHSWCHPHDNLALLHFKASLTIDVTNNNNYYYNDYYCHRVYPTIATWENGTDCCSWYGVTCHPIFGYVTALDLACGGLQGKINANSTLFSLSHMQSLNLAFNDFSKSQIPSTIGEFGSLTHLNLSCSNFEGEIPPEISHLSKLQSLDLSIDDAFQLRWEEGTWKRMLQNATDLRVLYLKETGLKGKLTDDILCLPNLQHLYLSDNFYLHGQLPDLSCASASLNVLEISFCELDGPIPDSFSNLTHLTLFDLSSNHFNGSIPPSLLTLPRLNSLLLHSNLLSGKIPNVFHQSNRFQKLDLNSNNIQGELPSTFSNLQHLIYLDIADNKLEGPLPNKITGFSDLTWLILNDNLINGTIPSWCFSLPSLEHLRLSRNQFTGRIPAISSYSLRDLFLDGNKLQGNISESVFNLVNLTHLQLSSNNFSGSVNFSLFSKFQNLYILELSNLGQLSLNFESSVNYSFPRLLELDLSSMGLTEFPKLSRKIPVLQTLLLSDNKLNGKVPNWLHEMDSLFYVLLDRNFLTTGVNQFSRNYQLSHLDVSFNLLTGGISLSICNASNLRVLDLSNNKLTGSIPQCLGSLPFLSVLSLESNRLNGTLPNTFAKNRLISLRLNDNRLEGLLPESLSNCMQLAVINLGNNQLEDTFPHWLQTLPNLKVLVLRDNKLHGLISKFKTKYGFPSLNIFDISSNNFSGTIPEDFIQSFESMKNVVQYEVFGNRQLYMQWLYRISPVTVTTKGTILLFKRIPINFASIDLSGNKFEGEIPNVIGELQVLRALNLSHNKLCGTIPQSMGNLTVLESLDLSSNMLTGSIPTEFLNMNFLEVLNLSYNHLVGEIPMGKQFGSFSNDSYKGNLGLCGDPLSMKCSQNDDEHPPPSQSLWKEEKFGFDWKPVAIGYGCGTVFGVGIGSLVFFIGKPKLLVRMFGG